One window of the Pseudochaenichthys georgianus chromosome 21, fPseGeo1.2, whole genome shotgun sequence genome contains the following:
- the LOC117466861 gene encoding CASP8 and FADD-like apoptosis regulator yields the protein MAFSDHIQLQAINQTAEALSSSERRRLFYLCDVLDTDTSVACMKEMLKSKVMSNERGFLLALALMWQLRRFDILKKVYKTSREEVEVSLKHVQVLPKFRVLMANINEDMAAEDLSNVKFLLSSTIPRENMEKATSFLDVIIELEKLDIVSPERVDSVEKCLRDIGRVDLAKKVSAYKMSVVTTEGNSYQQPQQRPRAPYRFPAPISSVQQTRPREPLHVGSGSIPVPIYREQNSQSHLDLYKFNTNPRGLCVIIDCVGNDGDMLEQTFRALHFKVALYKWLSVADTLTALRGILRPNFEGDGFVCCIISRGTSNNLMGTDTYGTGLLLENVRRLFTADSCPMLAGKPKLFFIQRYSVPEFVPLARMQHQDEDLETDGHDRPARCEIIPTGADVFWSHCWTDESELEQGQHRSIYLKALTDALHKAQSRKTHLVDVHTEVNGAIFEHNSRNPGANYHIDLNYTLRKDLYLQ from the exons ATGGCTTTCTCCGACCATATTCAGCTTCAGGCTATTAACCAGACAGCGGAGGCGCTCAGCAGCTCTGAGCGTAGGAGGCTGTTTTACCTGTGTGATGTCCTGGACACGGACACTAGTGTGGCTTGTATGAAGGAGATGCTGAAATCTAAAGTGATGTCCAATGAGAGGGGATTCCTGTTGGCCCTGGCGCTGATGTGGCAATTGAGACGTTTTGATATCCTGAAAAAGGTGTATAAAACCAGCagggaggaggtggaggtgtCTTTGAAACATGTGCAGGTCCTGCCAAAATTCAG AGTATTGATGGCTAATATTAATGAGGACATGGCCGCTGAAGATCTGTCCAATGTGAAATTCTTGTTAAGCAGCACGATACCACGTGAGAACATGGAAAAAGCAACG AGTTTCCTGGACGTGATCATTGAACTTGAGAAGCTGGATATAGTTTCACCAGAAAGAGTTGACTCTGTAGAGAAATGTTTAAGAGACATTGGCAGGGTCGACCTTGCCAAAAAAGTGTCTGCATACAAGATGTCAG TTGTGACAACTGAGGGAAACTCCTACCAGCAGCCACAGCAAAGGCCCAGAGCACCT TATCGATTCCCTGCTCCAATTAGTTCTGTGCAGCAAACAAGACCACGAGAGCCCCTCCACGTTG GCTCAGGAAGCATACCAGTGCCCATATACAGAGAGCAGAACAGCCAG AGTCATCTGGATTTGTACAAATTCAACACAAATCCCAGAGGACTTTGTGTTATCATAGACTGCGTGGGTAATGACGGAG ACATGTTGGAACAGACATTTAGGGCTCTTCACTTCAAAGTGGCCCTCTACAAATGGCTGAGTGTGGCTGACACGCTTACTGCTCTCAGAGGGATACTCAGACCGAACTTCGAAGGCGATGGTTTTGTGTGCTGCATCATCAGCCGTGGTACTTCGAACAATCTCATGGGTACAGACACATACGGCACAGGTCTACTTCTGGAGAATGTCAGACGTCTTTTCACTGCTGATTCGTGTCCCATGCTGGCTGGCAAGCCCAAACTGTTCTTCATCCAGAGGTACAGCGTCCCAGAGTTTGTGCCACTTGCCAGGATGCAGCACCAAGATGAGGATCTGGAGACGGATGGGCATGATCGGCCAGCCAGATGTGAAATCATCCCGACAGGTGCAGATGTGTTCTGGAGTCACTGCTGGACGGACGAGTCTGAACTGGAGCAAGGACAACATCGCTCCATTTACCTGAAGGCTCTGACAGATGCCTTACACAAAGCTCAAAGCAG GAAAACACATCTGGTTGATGTTCATACCGAGGTGAATGGCGCCATCTTTGAACATAACTCAAGGAATCCTGGAGCAAACTACCACATCGATCTAAATTATACTTTAAGGAAAGATCTTTACTTACAATAG